In Candidatus Bathyarchaeia archaeon, the sequence TATTCTACGGCCGGAGGGATAGCCAGCATTAAGGCATATTCAAAGGGGGAGGTGGACGGATGCTATGGCGCATCCCTTTCATTGCCTCAATTGTACAATTTTGAAGAGCAATTCAAGGACTTCAAGCCGGAAGCCAAGAGGTTCCCAGTCCAAACCCTCTGGGCCTTCACCTTGGAGACCGCTATAGCGATCCACGCCTCAAAGGCCGGCGTATATAAGAGATGGGGGGACCTCGATGGGAAAAAGATATTCAGCGGTCGCCCGGCTTGGGATGTGACGTTCAACCTCAAAAGATGTTTGACCGCCTTGGGAATAAAGTTCCAACACGTTGAGATAGATACGAAAATGATGGCCCTTGCCTTGGAGAAGGGAGATATAGAGGCCACGATAGTCTACACATCCTCCCGCAAGTCCCCCGCTCCTTGGATAAAGGAGATGGAGCTGGCCACCAAGATAGCGATCCTGAACCCGAGCCCCGAGGAGATCGAGAAGCTGAAGGCCGCCGGCATTGAGATAATTGAGATAAATCCAAAGGATGCATATGCGACGGATGTCGGCGTGAAGACAATCTTCGCCTCCCCCTTCTACTATGGCT encodes:
- a CDS encoding TAXI family TRAP transporter solute-binding subunit translates to MLSRRAITKIQAAIAIIVVLAIIVAGAAYYYYAAAPPAQKKALRWAAGTPDSAGYRGLVGITKILGEEMPDYSFTVYSTAGGIASIKAYSKGEVDGCYGASLSLPQLYNFEEQFKDFKPEAKRFPVQTLWAFTLETAIAIHASKAGVYKRWGDLDGKKIFSGRPAWDVTFNLKRCLTALGIKFQHVEIDTKMMALALEKGDIEATIVYTSSRKSPAPWIKEMELATKIAILNPSPEEIEKLKAAGIEIIEINPKDAYATDVGVKTIFASPFYYGYHVGTEVPEGDVYRMLKALEKRAKDLVAYDPGFEDLAKDFAGFQAKGVANTPGVPVHPGLAKFLKEKGLWRSEWKVAA